TGCGCTCTCCGCCGTAACGTCCTTTGTCATCTTCGCCTCCGATGATGCCCAAAGCTCCCGTTCGGTGATGTTCTGGCTGCTCGGCTCGCTCGGCCTGGCCTCCTTCAACGGCTCGCTGGTGGTGGTCGCCAGCATCGTTGTCCTCGCGCTGGTGGTGCTGGTGGCCGCAGCACCGCACCTGGATGCGCTGGCCATCGGCGATGAGACGGCCTGGAGTCTGGGAATCAACCCGGAGCGCTTCCGGGCCGGGCTCCTTGTCATCGTGTGCCTGCTCGTCGGCGCCATCGTGGCCATGGCCGGCTCCATAAGCTTCGTGGGCCTGGTGGTCCCCCACCTGGCGCGCCGCGTCGTCGGCGGCGCCCACCGGGCCGTCCTGCCGCTGTCCGCGCTGGGCGGGGCGGTGCTGCTGCTGTGGGCCGATATTGGGGCGCGCACGCTGCTGGCCCCGCGAGAGCTGTCCATCGGCATCATCACCGCCCTGGTGGGCGCCCCGTTCCTGCTGCTCCTGGTCCGCCGCATGTACCGCACCACTGAATAGAAAGAACCCCCATGAAGTCCGTGACCCCCATTGCCTGCATGCTTGCGCTTGCCGCGGCGTCGATAAGCGCCTGCTCCTCCACCCCCACCGAACCGTCGGCCCAGGACACCACCGTGACCAACTGCGGGCGCGAGGTGGCCTTTGGCGCCGAACCGCAGCGCGTCACCCTGCTCAAACCCGCCGCCGTGACCACCCTGGCCGGACTCGGCGTCCTCGACCGGGTGACCGCGCGGGCCGGACAATACCCCGACGACTACTTCGACGCCGCCACCCGCTCGACGCTGGCAGCCATCCCCTCGCTCAGCGACAAACTCGACACCAGCGGGCACCTCCAGATCTCCAAAGAAGAGGTGGTGGCCAGCCGCCCGGACCTGGTGCTGGGGTTTACTGACACCGTCAACCGCCAAACCATGGCCGACACGCACATTGCCACCCTCGAAGAACCCGCCTTCTGCGGCGCGCTAAGCGGCCCCGCCAGCTGGGAGGACGTCTACGCGGAGATCCGCCTCTACGGCACCGTCTTCCACCGCGAGCAGCGCGCCGAAGAGATGATCGCCCAGGCCCGCGCCCGCATCACCGGACTCGAAGGCCACGCCGCCGGAGCCGGACGCAGCGTCGCCGTGATCTACCCCACCATCGGCGGCGGGGTGACCTACGCCTACGGCACCGCATCCATGTCCCACCCGCTAGTGACCTCCGCGGGCCTGCGCAACGTCTACGCCGACAACACCCAGCGCGTCTTCGAAGTCACCGCCGAAGACCTCATCTCCCGCAACCCGGACGTCATCATCGCCCTCTACTCCAGCGGGGACGCCCAGCAGGTCACCCAGGCCGTGGCCAGCATGAAGGGCATGGACCGCGTCTCCGCCGTCGCCCAGCACCGGATCATCCCCCTGCTGCTCAACTTCGCCGAGCCGCCCACCCCCTTGGCCGTCACCGGCCTCGAACGCCTGGACGCCGCCTTGTGATCCGCGCCCGGGACCTCGCCGTGGCGGGCATCCTCACCGACATCAACCTCGACGTCCCGCCCACCAGCACCGTCGCGCTCGTCGGGCCGAATGGCAGCGGCAAAACCACCCTGCTGCGCACCCTGGCCGGAACCCGCCGGCCCACCTCCGGCACCGTCCACATCGACGGCACCGACCTGGCCGACCTGCGCGGGCGAGACCTGGGGCGCGCCATCGCCGTGGTCGCCCAAGAACACGACGCAGACATCCCCCTGACCGTCGCCGAACTGGTGCTCCTCGGCCGGCTGCCCCACCGGGGCTTCCAGGCCCGGCCCACCGCCGCAGACCAGGACATTGCCGCCCACTACCTGGACGCGCTGGGCCTGCTGCCGCTGGCCCGCCGCCCCTGGTCCAGGCTCTCCGGCGGGGAGCGCCAGCGCGCGCTCATCGCCCGCGGCCTGACCCAGCAGGCCTCCTACCTGCTGCTCGACGAGCCCACCAACCACCTCGACGTGCGCTACCAATTCGACGCCCTCGACGCGGTTGCCCGCCGCGACGGCGGCGCCGTGGTGGTCCTCCACGACCTCAACCTGGCGGCCCGGTATTGCGACACGGCCATCGTCCTCAACGCCGGCGGCATCGTCGCCCAGGGCACCCCCGACGCCGTGTTTATCCCCGAGATCCTCGAGCCGGTCTACCGCACCCGCGTGACCCGCATCGAGCACGCGGGCCGGCCCACCCTGCTGTTTGACAGCGCCACCTAGGCGCCCACCACCACCATCCACACGGCGACAAGATGCACCACCGCGGCCACGAGCGTGGCGGCGTGGAAATGCTCGTGGTAGCCAAACCAGCGGGCCTGGCGGCCGGGCCAGCGCGCCCCATACACCACCGCCCCGGCGGTGTAGATCAGGCCGCCGGCAAACAGCAGCCACACCACCGCCGGGCCGGCGTGCACCCACAGCTGAGGGATCAGCGGCACGATGAGCCAGCCCAGCGCCAGGTAGACCGCCACGTCCAACCAGCGGGGATGCTCGATCCAGCCGATGGACAAAAACCCCGCCGCCGCAGCCCCAGCCCACGCGATGGACAGCATGACCGCGGCCGCGACCGGGCGCAGCACGATCAGGCACAGCGGCGTATACGTCGCCGCGATGAACACGGCGATGGTGGAGTGATCAGCACGCCGCCAGCGGCGCACGGTCTCGCTGCGCCGCCAGGGGCCCAAATGATAGGCGGCGGACACGCCAAAGAGCAGCACAAAGCCCACCGCGTAGACGGTCACCCCCAGGGCCTGCCACCAGGCGAGCGTCATCCACGCGTAGGTGACCAGCACCGCCCCGGAGACCAGGCCGCCGAGTGCGGCGATGAGGTGGATGACGCCGCGCAGGGCCGGCCGGGGTCCGCGGTCATACGGGGCGGGGCCTGCCATTGGGCTATTCCACCACCGCATTCGCTCCGGCCGCGTGGCCGAACAGGTCCGGCAGCGTTGCCTCCCAGGCCTGTGCCAGCTCGTCGAGGTTGAGGGTGTGGTCCTGGCCGCTGCTGCGCAGCACCAGGTTGCGCTCGGAGGTGGTGGCGCCGATCCGGGCGATGGGGACCCCGGCGCTGGCGGCAGCGGCCTCCACGGCGTCGGCCCGGTCCGCGGTGGTGGCCACCACGGCGCGGGAGGCGGACTCGGAGAACAGCGCGACAGTGAGGTCCTCGTGCACCTGGTCGAGCTCTACCTCAAGGCCGCCGGGGCTGCGCAGCGCCAGCTCCACCAGCGTCTGGGCCAGTCCGCCCTCGGAGACGTCGTGGGCGGCGGTCAGCGCCGTGTTGCCCACGAAGAAGCGGGCGAGCGCTTCCTCGTTGGCCAGGTCCACGGCGGGCGGCATGCCTTGCAGGGCGCCGTCGGCGACCTGCTGCCAGATGGATCCGCCGAGCTCGTCGTGGGTGCGGCCCACCAGGTAGATCACTTCCGGCTCTGCGACGGTGCCCAGGTCGTGGCCGATCGCGTCGGCGACGTCATCGATGACGCCGAGGACGCCGACGACCGGGGTGGGCAGGATCGGCTCGTCGCCGGTTTGGTTGTAGAAGGACACGTTGCCGCCGGAGACCGGGATGCCCAGCTGTGCGGCGCCGTCGGCCAGCCCGTGGACTGCCTCGCGGAACTGCCACATCACGTCCGGGTTTTCCGGGGAACCAAAGTTCAGGCAGTTGGTCACTGCCACCGGCCGGGCACCGGTGACCACCACGTTGCGGTACGCCTCAGCCAGGGCGAGGCGCGCACCGGTGTTGGGGTCCAGGTAGGTGTAGCGCCCGGAGGCGTCGGCGGAGATGGCCACGCCGCGCCCGGAGGTTTCATCGATGCGCAGCACGCCGGCGTCGGAGTCCTTCGCCTTGACGGTGTTGCCGCGCACGTAGCGGTCATACTGCTGCGTGATGAACGCCCGGGAGCACAGCGCCGGCGAGGAGACCATGTCCCGCACCGCCTGCGCCACGTCGGTGACCGTGCTTACCGACGCCGCCTCCTGCACCTTGTCCTGCCACTGCGGGCGGGCATAGGGGCGCTCGTAGACGGGGGCCTCATCAGCGATGGTCGCCGCGGGCGCGTCCACCACGACCTCGCCGTGGTGGGTGATCACCAGGTGATCGCCCGTGGTGACCTCGCCGATTTCGGCGCAGGTGACGTCCCAATGCGCACAGATCTGTGTGAAGCGCTCCACGTTCTCGGGGGTGACAACGGCGCACATGCGCTCCTGCGACTCGGAGGCCAGGATCTCCGCGGCGCTCATGTGCTCTGCGCGCAGCGGCACCGCATCCAGGTTGACGGCCATGCCGCCGTCGCCGGAGGCCGCCAGCTCGGAGGTGGCGCACGCCAGGCCCGCCCCGCCGAGGTCTTGGATGCCCACCACGACGCCGGCCTGGTACAGGTCCAGGCAGCATTCGATGAGCACCTTCTCCGCGAAGGGGTCGCCGACCTGCACGGCCGGCAGCTTGCGCTGGGCGCCGTCCTCGAAAGTGTCGCTGGCCAGCACGGATACCCCGCCGATGCCGTCCAAGCCCGTGCGGGAGCCAAAGAGCAGGACCTTATTGCCCGTGCCGGAGGCGAAGGCCAGTTTCAGGTCCTTGGTTTTCAACGTGCCCACGCACAGCGCGTTGACCAGGGGGTTGCCCGCATAGGTGGGGTCAAAGACGGTCTCGCCGCCGATGTTGGGCAGGCCCAGGCAGTTGCCGTAGTGGGAGATGCCGGCGACGACGCCGGGCAGCACCCGCTGGGTGTCGGGGGCGTCGGCAGGCCCGAAACGCAGCTGGTCCATCACCGCGATCGGGCGCGCGCCCATGGCCATGATGTCGCGGACGATGCCGCCCACGCCCGTGGCCGCCCCCTGGTGGGGTTCCACGTAGGAGGGGTGGTTGTGGGATTCGACGCGGAAGGTCACCGCGTTGCCATCTCCGATGTCCACCACGCCCGCGTTCTCGCCGATGCCCGCGAGGAGTTTGGCGTTCATCTCCGGGGTGGTGGTCTCCCCGAAGTAGCGCAGGTGCACCTTGGAGGACTTGTAGGAGCAGTGCTCGGACCACATCACCGAGTACATGGTCAGCTCCGCGTCGGTGGGCCTCCGGCCCAAAATGGAGCGGATGCGCGCGTATTCGTCATCCTTGAGGCCCAGCTGTGCGTAGGGTTGCACGGCATCCGGGTCCTCGATAGCCCGCGCGACAGTGTCATTGTTGACGATGCCAGTCATCTTGTGTGGACTTCCTTTTGGGGCTCAGGCGGCGATGCTGCCGACGGCGGACAAGAACAGCTCAAGGCCATCAAGCGAGGGGCCGGTCAGCGCCTCCACGGCGTGCTCCGGGTGGGGCATGAGTCCCACCACGCGGCCGGTCTCATTGGTCACCCCCGCGATCGCGTTGACGGATCCGTTGAAGTTGTCGGTGTAGCGGAAGACCACCTGGCCCTCCCCCTCCAGGCGCTCGACCGTGGCGGCATCCGCCTGGAAACGCCCCTCGCCGTGCTTGGCGGGGACCAGGATCTTCTGTCCCTCCTCAAGGCGGTTCGTCCACGCCGTATCCGCGTTGACCACCTCAAGGTAGGTGTCCACGCAGTGGAAGTGCAGGCCTTCATTGCGGGTCAGGGCGCCGGGCAGCAGGTTGGCCTCGGTGAGGATCTGGAAGCCGTTGCAAATGCCCAGCACCGGCATGCCGCGCCCGGCGGCGTCGATGACGCTGCGCATCACCGGAGCCAGGGCGGAGATTGCGCCGGAGCGCAGGTAGTCGCCGTAGGAGAAGCCGCCGGGGACAACCACGGCGTCCACGGACTTCAGGTCGGCGTCGGCGTGCCACAAAGACACCGCCTCTGCGCCGGCAATGCGCACGGCGCGGGCGGCGTCACCATCGTCGAGCGTTCCGGGGAAGGTGATGACCCCAATCTTGGCGCTCACTTGGCCTCCTCGACGACCTCGAAGTCCTCGATGACGGTGTTGGCCAGCAGCGTGGCGGCCACCTTCTCAATGTCCGCCAGGCTCGCAGAGTCCGCGACTTCTAGCTCGAAGCGCTTGCCCTGGCGCACATCGGTCACCCCCTCCACGCCGATGCGGCCCAGGGCACGAACCACGGCCTGGCCCTGCGGGTCCAGGATTTCTGCCTTGGGCATGACGTTGACAACTACACGGGCCATTGATGATCCCCTTGCTCGCTTCAGGTTAGTTTCCCCCACAGCTTAACGC
Above is a genomic segment from Corynebacterium uberis containing:
- a CDS encoding FecCD family ABC transporter permease, with the translated sequence MGLRAARRRARRWAIATAVVLAATALISVGAGPVPISPADSLHVIAHHLLGTPLDRAVELSDAIVWDIRVPRTLLGICVGAGLALAGAVLQTLVRNVLADPFVLGINSGASTGAALAILTGAGVALGDYALQGCAFLGALAASAVLFMVARSQGRLTALRLLMAGVALGYALSAVTSFVIFASDDAQSSRSVMFWLLGSLGLASFNGSLVVVASIVVLALVVLVAAAPHLDALAIGDETAWSLGINPERFRAGLLVIVCLLVGAIVAMAGSISFVGLVVPHLARRVVGGAHRAVLPLSALGGAVLLLWADIGARTLLAPRELSIGIITALVGAPFLLLLVRRMYRTTE
- a CDS encoding ABC transporter substrate-binding protein, which produces MKSVTPIACMLALAAASISACSSTPTEPSAQDTTVTNCGREVAFGAEPQRVTLLKPAAVTTLAGLGVLDRVTARAGQYPDDYFDAATRSTLAAIPSLSDKLDTSGHLQISKEEVVASRPDLVLGFTDTVNRQTMADTHIATLEEPAFCGALSGPASWEDVYAEIRLYGTVFHREQRAEEMIAQARARITGLEGHAAGAGRSVAVIYPTIGGGVTYAYGTASMSHPLVTSAGLRNVYADNTQRVFEVTAEDLISRNPDVIIALYSSGDAQQVTQAVASMKGMDRVSAVAQHRIIPLLLNFAEPPTPLAVTGLERLDAAL
- a CDS encoding ABC transporter ATP-binding protein, with amino-acid sequence MIRARDLAVAGILTDINLDVPPTSTVALVGPNGSGKTTLLRTLAGTRRPTSGTVHIDGTDLADLRGRDLGRAIAVVAQEHDADIPLTVAELVLLGRLPHRGFQARPTAADQDIAAHYLDALGLLPLARRPWSRLSGGERQRALIARGLTQQASYLLLDEPTNHLDVRYQFDALDAVARRDGGAVVVLHDLNLAARYCDTAIVLNAGGIVAQGTPDAVFIPEILEPVYRTRVTRIEHAGRPTLLFDSAT
- the trhA gene encoding PAQR family membrane homeostasis protein TrhA yields the protein MAGPAPYDRGPRPALRGVIHLIAALGGLVSGAVLVTYAWMTLAWWQALGVTVYAVGFVLLFGVSAAYHLGPWRRSETVRRWRRADHSTIAVFIAATYTPLCLIVLRPVAAAVMLSIAWAGAAAAGFLSIGWIEHPRWLDVAVYLALGWLIVPLIPQLWVHAGPAVVWLLFAGGLIYTAGAVVYGARWPGRQARWFGYHEHFHAATLVAAVVHLVAVWMVVVGA
- the purL gene encoding phosphoribosylformylglycinamidine synthase subunit PurL, with the translated sequence MTGIVNNDTVARAIEDPDAVQPYAQLGLKDDEYARIRSILGRRPTDAELTMYSVMWSEHCSYKSSKVHLRYFGETTTPEMNAKLLAGIGENAGVVDIGDGNAVTFRVESHNHPSYVEPHQGAATGVGGIVRDIMAMGARPIAVMDQLRFGPADAPDTQRVLPGVVAGISHYGNCLGLPNIGGETVFDPTYAGNPLVNALCVGTLKTKDLKLAFASGTGNKVLLFGSRTGLDGIGGVSVLASDTFEDGAQRKLPAVQVGDPFAEKVLIECCLDLYQAGVVVGIQDLGGAGLACATSELAASGDGGMAVNLDAVPLRAEHMSAAEILASESQERMCAVVTPENVERFTQICAHWDVTCAEIGEVTTGDHLVITHHGEVVVDAPAATIADEAPVYERPYARPQWQDKVQEAASVSTVTDVAQAVRDMVSSPALCSRAFITQQYDRYVRGNTVKAKDSDAGVLRIDETSGRGVAISADASGRYTYLDPNTGARLALAEAYRNVVVTGARPVAVTNCLNFGSPENPDVMWQFREAVHGLADGAAQLGIPVSGGNVSFYNQTGDEPILPTPVVGVLGVIDDVADAIGHDLGTVAEPEVIYLVGRTHDELGGSIWQQVADGALQGMPPAVDLANEEALARFFVGNTALTAAHDVSEGGLAQTLVELALRSPGGLEVELDQVHEDLTVALFSESASRAVVATTADRADAVEAAAASAGVPIARIGATTSERNLVLRSSGQDHTLNLDELAQAWEATLPDLFGHAAGANAVVE
- the purQ gene encoding phosphoribosylformylglycinamidine synthase subunit PurQ, producing MSAKIGVITFPGTLDDGDAARAVRIAGAEAVSLWHADADLKSVDAVVVPGGFSYGDYLRSGAISALAPVMRSVIDAAGRGMPVLGICNGFQILTEANLLPGALTRNEGLHFHCVDTYLEVVNADTAWTNRLEEGQKILVPAKHGEGRFQADAATVERLEGEGQVVFRYTDNFNGSVNAIAGVTNETGRVVGLMPHPEHAVEALTGPSLDGLELFLSAVGSIAA
- the purS gene encoding phosphoribosylformylglycinamidine synthase subunit PurS, with the protein product MARVVVNVMPKAEILDPQGQAVVRALGRIGVEGVTDVRQGKRFELEVADSASLADIEKVAATLLANTVIEDFEVVEEAK